GGTCGCCGAACTCACCGGCACGGATGAGGTCGGTCTCGACCTCCTCGCGCGGCGTATCGGTGTAGATACCGCGGATGACCGTCTTCACGTTCCACGCGTCGAACTTCCGGAGGTAGCGTGCGATGAGGTCGTAGAGTCGCCCGTTGGCCCAGTCGAGAATGTCGTTGAACTGCTTCGCGAGGTTGCGGTTCAGCGCGAACTCGATCAGGTCGACGCCCGAAAAACGGGCCCCGAGGGCGTTGATCTCCTCTTCGTACGTCGACTCCTCCATGAAGCGAGCGATCTCGGCGGGGCCCATCCGGAGGAGTTTGCGGTAGTCCTCGTCGTCGTACAGCGCACCGCGTCGCGAACGGACGCGGGCGTTGACGTACTCCGGATTCGAGCTGCCGGTTGCGCTCATTGGTCGAATAGTCGGGCGCTCACGTCCTTCAAATTATCCTCCCAGACGGAGTCGAGGACGGAGTCGAACGTGTTGTTCACCCGAACGCGGGAGTTTTTGCCTTCGACGTAGACGCCGCCGATACAGTCGCGGTCGCCCACGAACTCGTAGCCGTCGTAGTCGGCGAGAATCTCGGTGATGAGCGTCTCGTCGTCGGCACGTCCGTACACGTACACCTCGTCTTCGTCTTCGAACTCCGTCGAGGCCGCGTCGAGCAACTCACGGGTGAGTTCCTCGCGGTCGTCACCGGAGAGATCGACGAGTTCCGCTTCGACCTGCTCGTACACGTCTTCGAGCACGTCGCGGCGGGCTTCGAGGCGCTTCTGCTTCGCTTGCAGTTTCGCGCTCGACAGCGTCTGTTCGCGCTCCTGCGCGATTTTCCGCTCGACTTCGCGTTTCCGCTCTTCGAGCAGTTCCTCTGCGTCGGCCTCGGCTTCGGCGACGATCTCGTCGGCGCGTGCTTGGCCCTCCTCGCGGAGGTTCTCCGCACGTGCGCGGGCCTCGTCTCGAATGTCCTCAACGACAGTATCCAAACTCATGGTGGAAAGAGAGGGGCTGGTTTAGACCAGGAAGATGACGACGAGCGCGAGAATGACGAGCGTCTCCGGCAGGACCGTCAGAATCAGGCCCTGCACGAAGAGGCTCTCGTCCTCGGCGATAGCGCCGACTGCCGCGGCACCGATACCGCGCTCGGCGTAGCCCGCGCCGAACGCGGCGAGGCCGACGGCGAGCGCCGCTGCCGCCGACGGCTCGATGGCGGGGCCGCTGGCGGTTCCTTCTGCCTGCAATGCAACGTTTGCGAGTTCGGGTAGGGTTTCGAACATAGTGGATGAGTCGTCAGTACCGTGTGGTACTGTTTTCGGTCGTCTCCGAACAGTTCGTATTTGACCGCACAGCCGTCATAAAGCTTCCCAAAGAAGTCCGTCAGCGGTGGCGAAAGCGAGCGATTCGGGCCACTTTCGGATGTCACAGTCTACCGAGGCAGTCGCTTTCAGGGTTTAAAAACGAAGGCGTGAGCGGCGAGGCGTCAGTCCTCGGTGGTGTATCGCCGGTCGTAGCCGAACGGCTCGTACTCCTTGCCGCCACCCTCGTAGAACTTCCCGAAGAACTCCACGTACTCGAGACGGACCGCCTGCAGGCCGGCGCTCGTGACGCCGAGCGCGAGCACGAGCAGGTGGCCCAGCACGAGCACGACGAGGCCGACGAGGACGAGCGCGGCTCCGCCGTGGACGAGGCCGGGATACATGATCGCTTCGGCCCCGTACTCGCTGGTGACGTACTCCGGACCGTAGCTGAGCATGAAGTGGAACTCGCCGTGGTGCTGGTACGCTCCGAAGAACAGGAGGTTGACGACGAACGCCATTCCCGCCTTCGCGAGCAGCACCGCGGCGATCCGCGTGTACGACAGCACGTTGACGAGCACGTTCAGCGCCTCGACGACCTCGATCGGTTCGCCGAGGGCGAGCAGTACGACTCCGGCGAAGAACGCGGCGATGCCGATCCAGCCGACGATGGCTGGGAAGCCGGTGAAGCCGAGTGGAATCACGCCGTTAGCCGAGAACGTCTGGTAGACGAACTCCGGGGCGGTGCCCTTCAGGATGTCGCTGAAGACGAACACCCACAGGCCGTTGAGCATGAGGAGCCACGAGCCGCTCTCGTACACCGCGTGCTTGAGGTCGTGGTGCTCGTTGACCTCGACGAAGTCGAGAATCCACCCGAGGTTCAGGTGGAAGATACCGACGAGCACACTCACGACCAGCCAGCCGGTCGCCCAGCCGATCTGGGACGGCGACAGACCCTTCAGCAGTGGTGCGTGACCGAGTCCGAGCGCCCCCTCCCAGAAGTACGTCGAGATGAGGTGCAGCCCGAAGATTTCGCCGTACAGCACGCCGAATAGCATCGTGAACAGGCCGGCCCAAATGGTAATCCCGCCCATGCTCTTGAACGCCTCGCTGTCGAACTTCGTGTAGAGGTAGTAGCCGATGCCGGTGTATATGGCACCGTAGCCAAGGTCACCGATCATGAACCCAAAGAAGGCCGGGAACGTCAGGAAGACGAGCACCGACGGGTCGAACTCGTTGTACTTCGGTCGGCTGACCGCGTTGACGAGCACCTCGAACGGCTTGGCGACGCCCGGGTTATCCTGAATAACGGGCGGGTCGTCGCGCTGCATCACGACGCTGTTGCCGCCGTCGGCGCGCACTTCGTCGTCGCCGCTGCCGCCGTCGGCGGCGGCCGCGGGTTCGCCGGTCGAACCGTCGACCTGGTCGATCCACGCCTCGTGTCCACCGCTCTTGAAGCTCGCGCGTTCTATCTCCTCGACTTCGACGTGCTGGCTCACGTCGTCGCGGAGCGCGCTCGCGAACTGCGTGTAGCGCTCGGTCGGAATCCAGCCCTCGGCGACGAAGGCGTTCTCCGTCGTCGCGAACGAGAGCGGCGCTTCGGTCTTCTGGACCTCGATGGAGAGCTGTTCCTCGGCGGCGAGCAGGAAGCCTGCGGCGTCGACCTTGACCTCCTCGAGTTCGTTCTCGACCTTCGACAGTTGGGACTCGATCTGCTGTTCACGGTGACGGAGTTCGTCGACGTACTCCTCGGGACTCGACTCGGACTGAGGAATCTCGTACGTCGAGAAGTCGGTGCCGACGAGCGCCTCGTCGAGCGCGCCCTCAGCCGCGTCCTCGGGGTACGCGAAGACCGCGAACACGTCGTCGCCCTCGAAGATCTCGAACGCGTCGATCGTCTCGGCGTCCGCGAGCGCGCGCTCGACCTCGTTGCGGTTCCCCTCGCCGACGGCGACCTGCAGGGTGTTGTAGCCCGACAGCAGGTCGAGGTCGATGCCGAGGTCCGCGAACGGTTTGACGGCGTCGATGTCTTCTCGGACGTTTCGGAGGTCGTCGCGGAGGTCTTCGCGGCGGTCGTCGAGTTCGTTGACCTCGGCGCGGATCTCCGCGAGTTCGGCTTCGACTTCCTCGTCGTCGTCGAACGTTCGAGTCGGCCCCGCGTCGTCATCGTCGACGTCGAGGATGCTCTCCAGCGACCGGACGGTGACGAGTTTGTCCGAGGCTTCCTCGGCACCAGAGACGGGGTCACCGCGCGAGAATCCCTCCCACGAGTCGGTGTAGTCGGTTACGTGCAGGAGGTTCAGGTCGTGCACCGTCTCGATGACGTCGTCCATGAACCGCTTGGACCCGGTCACCGAGACCTTACTCATCTGTTCAGGTCTGAGCATGCACCGCCTCCTCGAACCGTTCTACGGTATACTCTACCGCCTCCTCGACGTTCGACTGCGCCTCGGAGACGAGTTCCTCGCGGGCGCGCTCGCCCTCCTCGAGGATAGTCTCGCGTTCGGCCTCGATCTCTTCGCGGGCCTCCGCGAGACGGCGCTCCTCTAATTCGGACGCCTCCGCTTCTGCCTCGGCCCGAATCTGCTCGGCGCGGTCGCGGGCGTCGGAGATCAGTTCGTCGCGCTCGCGCTCAGCCTGCGCGATGATGTCGTCGGCGTCGGATTCGGCCGACTTGATCCGTTCGAGAACCTCTGGTCTCGGCATACTCACTAATCGTTGGAAACTTGCACCACGGCCGTATAAGGTGTTTGCGGAACCCGTCGCAGGAACTCGAACGCGGCGGGCTTTCGCGGAGCCGACGACTGCACCGACAGCGGGACCGTCCGGACGCCGAACCGGTCGCTGCCGGAGAATCCGCAGGATTATGCCCGCCGAGTCCGAACCGCCGACAATGGGTATCCTCGAGGACAAGGGACGGGCGCGACTGTTCTACAAGTACCTCTCGAAGGTGTACGACCAGGTCAACCCGTTCATCTGGAACGAACAGATGCGCACGGAGGCGCTGGCGCTACTCGACATCGAGCAGGGCGATCGCGTCCTCGACGTCGGCTGCGGAACCGGCTTCGGCACCGAAGGACTGCTCCAGCACACCGACGACGTTCACGGACTCGACCAGAGCGTCCACCAGATGGAGAAGGCGTTCCAGAAGTTCGGCAAGCGCGACAAAGTCAAATTCTACCGCGGCGACGCCGAGCGCCTCCCGTTCACCGACGACAGCTTCGACATCGTCTGGTCCTCCGGTTCCATCGAGTACTGGCCCAACCCGGTCGACGCGCTCGCGGAGTTCCGCCGCATCGTCAAACCCGGCAAGCAGGTGCTCGTCGTCGGCCCGAACTACCCGAAGACGACGGTGATGCAGAAAGTCGCCGACTCCATCATGCTCTTTTACGACGAGGAGGAGGCCGACCGGATGTTCGAGGAGGCGGGATTCGAAGACGTCGAACACGTGCTGATGGGACCGTCGTACGACCCGGACATCGCCATCACCACCGTCGCCCGCGCGCCCGAGGAGTAGCGCGTCGGAGACGAAGCGCGTCGGAGACGACTAGCACGACGGCCGGAGACGGCTTCGCATCCGATTCTCGCGTTCTCTCTTTCCGGCTCTCTCGTTCGTCGAGCGCCGACGGCCACCGAACGCTCGTTCACCGAACGACCACCGAGAGCGTCGCGAGCGGTCGTCCGTCGTAGCGGATGTCGACGGTCACCGACGACCCGGCGGTCAGGTCGGGGTCGTTGGTGTCGGCGACGGCGAACGACGCCGTCTCGCCGGCGCTCCAGCGGGCGTCCGCGGCGGAATTGAACGGTCCCGTCGGGCCGGGACGAAAGCCCCACTCGGAGAAAAACGGAAGCGCGGGCTGTTCGGCGAGCGGCGCGCCGTCGACGCTGACGCGAAGGTCGAGGCGGCGCACGTCGAGCGTCTCGCCGCCCCGGTGGACGAACCGCAGCGTGTCGTCACTGACCGTGAGCGACAGCACCGCCCGCGCGCCGTCGGACGACATCTGTGCGTGGTCGAGCGCGACGGCACCGACGCTGGCGGCAAGACCGATCGACACGAACAGCAGGAGGACAATGCCGACGGCGGGGACCGACGCGCGGGAGCGGTACGACACGTCGCGCAGTGGTCCGGTCATCGGTGATAAGGGTCCGTTTGCATCTGGGGGCGGTGTTTAGTCGAGTTACTCACCGAACGTTGAGGGAGCGACAACCGGCCGAACGGCCACCACAGGGTGGGACTTCGGTGAATCGCTCGCCTCCTGTTCATACCACCAGAAAATCCCTCACTACCCATCCGGGGACGAGAGAGATATCAGCATAAAACGACTCTATAGCGACTCCGATCAGGATACGACGCGGACGTGCGTCGGCGGCGACGCGAGCGAGTCGTTCGGGTCACCGACGTTCATAGCATCGTCGGGGCTGAGTTCGATGGAGACGAAGGAGTTACCGCGGATGGCCTGCACGACGAACTCGCCGTCGGGGGCGGGCGTCCAGAGGACGCCGTCGGCGTTCGTGCGCCCGAGGAACGCCGGTTGCTCGTTACTGTCCGGCCGTCCGATGCTAATGTTGCCCTGTACGGGGTCGCCAGTCGCCGCGTTGACGAGTTCGATGCGGAGCGGCCCGCCGGCGTAAGTCTGGTTGACCCGCAGTTCGAGTCCCGAACGAGTGTTGTCGACCGCTTGGCCGACGTGCACGCCGTCGAGGCGGATTCGCTGGATCTCCCTGAACACCTGTCCGTCGTTTCCGCGATCGACGTAGGCGGTGAGGTCGCCGCCGGCGTACTGCACCTTACCGACGAAGATGTTGCTCGCCTGTACGCCGGTCGGACTGTTGAACTCGCCGCGCTGCATGATGACCGGATACGCCCGCTCCATCACATCGGGGAGGTCGCCGACGGAGATCCGTCCGGACGCCTCGGAGGTGCGCCGCGTCCCGTCGTACACCTCGCGGACGTAGACGCCGTCGTCGATGGTCGAGAGGACGACACCGTCGTCGGTGGTCTGGACGAACGTTCGGGTGAAACTGTCCCCGCCGCGGAGGGCGTTCGCGGCGCGTTCACGAATCGGTCCGCGCATCGTCTGCAGTTCGAGTTTGACCGATCCGACCCGACCGTCGATGTTGAACGACTCGATGTCGTCGGCCGTCGTCGCGAGCATCGTCGCGTTCTCTCGGAGTTCCGCCGCCTCGGTGTGGACGTGCGCCAGTCGAATCAGGAGTTCCCTGGCGGAGAGCTCCCCGTCGGCGTGGGCGGCCAGCGCCGCCCGCTCCTCCGCGCGGAGGTCGTCGACGCGGATTTCGAGTTCGGTCAGCGCGCGCAGAACCGCTTTGCGGCGCTCGTCTTCGTTCTCCATGGCGGCGAGTCGTTGTCGCATCGTTCGCGTCCGGAGGTCGGTCTGCAGTCGCGTCTCTCGGACGCTCAACGCGGCGCTCAGATTCGACGACGACGTTCCGAACTCTGCGGCGGTCGCGTCGTCGTCAAGCATCAACACGCTCGTCTCGTTGTGGATCTCGGCGAGCGAGAGATTCGATTCGGTGGTCGGCGACTCGGCGGAGGGCGAGGTCGGGGAATCGACGGCCGGCGGCGCGGCGACGACGACGCCAGCGACCGACGAGACCAGGAGGAGGACCGCAGTGACCAGCGCGGCGGACTGTCTCATCAACGGCGCGTACACAGCCATCATATTAAAACCGGTCGCTGTCCGACACACGACGACCTACCGACACGAATCGGCGGTGGCGGATCCGCGGCCGCAATCAGACGGAACCGAACCTGCGGTGTAGCTGTGGCGACACCCTGCTGTGGCGGCGTCGTGGCGTCCGGCGGTCGGACGCCTGTCGGACGTCCGATGGAAAGCGTTTTGCCGTACCCCTGAGAGTTGGTGAACTGTATGCGGTACGCCGCCCTCGTGCTCGCCCTCCTCGTCTTCTCAGCCGGGTTCGCTCCACCGGCCGCCGCCGTCGTCGGTACCGACGACGGACAGAGAGCGACGGCGTTCCAGACGGACGAACCGCCGAAGACGCAACTCGTCATCGCCATCCAAGGCAACGGCGACGCGAGGTGGTCGGTCGTCACGCGTTATCCGCTGCGCGGTGACAACAGCACGGCGGCGTTCGAACAACTCGTCGCCGACCTCCGAAACGGCGAAGCCAACGCCACGGTCGACGAAGGGACGTTCGAGCAGTTCGCGACCCTTTCCTCGGAGGCGACAGGCCGCCAGATGGAGATACAGAACGTCACCTACGAGGGCACCGTTCGGAACGAGACCGGCGTCCTGAACATGACGTTCACGTGGACGAACTTCGCGCAGGAGACGGACCAAGGACTCAGAGTCAGCGACGCGTTCGAGACCCCCGACGGCGGGACGTGGTTCCCCCGCCTCACAGCGGACCAGCAACTCGTCATCCGAACGCCGACGAACTGGGAGATACAGAGCAACTTCCAGGCGACCAAAGACAACGACTCGCTCGTCGTCGACGGTCCCCGCGACCTCACTGACAGGTCGGGTACGGGTAACGTCATCTTCGTCTCGTACGACTCGCCGGGGCCCGGACGCCTGACGCCCGGCGGCGAGAACGAGAACGACCTCGCACTCATCGCAGGCGTCGGCGCAGTACTCGTCTTCGCGGCGATGATCGCCGCCGTCGTCCTCCGGCGTCGACAGGAGTTCGACGAGGCCGACGAAAAGATCGTCACCGTCGACGGCCCGTCGACGACGCCTCGACCGACCGACGACGGCGGGGGATCCGTCGCCGACCCATCGCCCGAAGAACCGGCGGTCGAAGACGACGTCGACCTCTCGCTGCTCTCGGACGGCGAACGCGTCGAACGACTGCTCGAACGCAACGGCGGCCGGATGCGACAGGCCAACATCGTCGCGGAGACCGGTTGGTCCGACGCGAAGGTTTCGCAGTTGCTCTCGTCTTTGGCCGACGAGGGACGCGTCGAAAAACTCCGCCTCGGCCGCGAGAACCTGATTTCGCTCCCCGACGACGGTGGCGACAGCGACGACGACGGAGACGGCGACACCAGCGGCAACGGTGGGAAACGGCGATAACGAACTCGTCGCCGAGTGAGAATTTGTCGCGCGTCGTCGTTTTTCGCCCTCTCGTTCCGAAAACGTTTACCGACGAGTGGAGGTAGTGGTCGATGATGAAGATTCTCGTAACCGTCAAGGAAGTCGCCGAAGTCGAAGACGACTTCGAGATCGACGGGCTCGGAATCGACGAGGCGTACCTCGAGTACGACCTCAACGAGTGGGACGACTACGCCGTCGAGGAGGCGGTACAGATCGCCGAGAGCGGTGACGACGTCGAAGTCGTCAGCGTCACCATCGGTCCCGAACGGAGCGAGGAGACGATTCGGATGGCGCTCGCGAAGGGCGCCGACCGTGCAATTCGCGTCTGGGACGACGCGTTCGAGAGCGTCGACCTGCTCGACGTGGCCGCGAAGACGCGACTGCTCGCCGCCGTCGTCGAGCAGGAGGAACCCGACCTCGTGCTGACCGGCGTCCAGGCCTCCGACGACGGCTTCGGTGCGACGGGCGTCTCCGTCGCCGACGCCGTCGGCTTCGAGTGGGCCGCCGTCGTCAACGAACTCGAACTGGAAGAGAGCGTCGCCAACGTCCGCCGCGAACTCGAAGGTGGCGTCGAGGAACTCACGGAAGTCGATCTCCCCGCGGTGTTCACCATCCAGACGGGCATCAACGAGCCGCGCTACGCGAGCCTGCGCGGGATTCGGCAGGCCCAGCGCAAGGAGATTGCCCCGATGGGACTCGACGACCTCGGTCTCGACGCCTCGGCGCTCGACAGCCCCATCGAACTCACGGGGATGCGCGAACCCGAGAGCGAATCGGACGCCACCATCTTCGAGGGCGACGCCGAGGAGACCGCCGCCCAACTTGCGGACGTTCTCCGCGAGAAGGGGGTGGGCGCACAATGACCGTCCTCGCTATCGCCGACCACCGCCGCGGTGACCTCCGCGACGTGAGCTACGAGCTCGTCACCGCGGGCCGACAGCTCGCCGACGCGACCGGCGGCGACCTCCACGTGGCCGTCATCAGCGGCGAGGTCGACGAGTTCGCCGAGAACCTCAATCTCGACGGCGTTGACGCCGTCCACACCGTCGAGAACGGCGAGGAGTTCAACCACGACGTGTACGCGGGCGCGGTCGAGGCGCTCTACGGCGAACTCGAACCCGCGGTCCTGTTGATGCCCAACAGTGTCAACGGTCTCGACTACGCGCCCGCCGTCGCGAACGCGCTCGACCTGCCGCTCGTCTCCGACGCCGTCGACTTCGACTACGACGATGGACTCACGGCGACCCGCGAGATGTACGAGTCGAAGGTCGAGACGACCGTCGACGTGGATGCAGAACACGTCGCCGTCACGATTCGCGGCGGCGAGTGGCCCGCCGCGACGAACGTGGGCGACGCCGAGGTGTCGGCGTTCGACTACAGCCCCGAGGGCGAACTCGGTTCCCGCGTGCTGGGCTTCGAGGAGGTCACCGGCGGCGACGTCGACATCACCGAGGCGGACGTGCTCGTCTCGGTCGGTCGCGGCATCGAGGAGGAGGAGAACCTCGAACTCGTCGAGGAACTCGCCGACGCGCTCGGCGCGACCCTCTCCTCGTCGCGGCCCATCGTCGACGCCGGGTGGCTCCCGCCGAACCGGCAGGTCGGCCAGTCCGGCAAGGTCGTCACGCCGGACGTCTACCTCGCCGTCGGCATCTCCGGGGCGGTTCAGCACGTCGCCGGGATGAAAGGCTCCGACACCATCGTCGCTATCAACACTGACCCGAACGCCCCCATCTTCGACATCGCCGACTACGGCATCATCGGGGACCTGTTCGAGGTCGTTCCAGAACTGATCGAGCAGTTCTCCTGAACCTTTTTCGCTGTCGCCGAAAGGCGCGTAGCGCCTTTCGAGACGACGAGAAACGCCGTAGGCGTCTCTCGAACCGCGCTCGGCCGCTTCGCGGCCTCGCTCGGTAAAAGGTTCATCAAAAGCACTCCTCACTCATTTCAGCGCGGCAAGCCGCGCTTCCATTCGTTCGTCGGCCGAAGATCGCAAAGCGGTTTTCGCACGTGACAGAACCGCGTGCTGTGAATGGCCTCGCTCGCGGACCAGTCCCGCGTGAAATCGGCCGAGGAAAGACACCAAGTGGCGGACTCGTTTTCTCTCCGTTTCGGTACGTACTTCCCTGACCACCCCTACCTGTCCGATAATGGAGTATTTGGAGCGCCGGGTCGCGATGGTCAACGACCGTCTCGAAGCGGTCGTCGAGTCGGTCGAACCCGACGAGTTGTCCGAGCAACTCGGCCACGTCTCCCTCGCGGGTGGCAAACGCGTGCGACCCACGGTGACGCTCCTCGTCTGCGAAGCGGTCGGCGGCGACCCAGCCGACGCCGTCGACTTCGCCGTCGGCGTCGAACTCGTCCACAACGCGTCGCTCGTCGTCGACGACATCATCGACCGGTCGGATCTTCGCCGGGGGACGCCGAGCGCGTGGGCCGAGTACAGCTACGGGTCGGCGATTCTCGCCTCCGACGGCCTGCTCGGCGAGGCGTTCGCGCTCTTTTCGGCCGAGGAGCAGGCGATGCAGGTCGTCGCCGAGTCGATGGTCGAACTCGGCGAGGGCGAGGCGACGGAGCTCGTCGCGCAACCGACGGACGAGGAGGAGTACATGGAACTCGCGCGCCGGAAGACGGGTGCGCTGTTCCGCGCCGCCGCCGAAGTCGGCGCGGTCGCCGGGGGAGCGGACCCGTTCGCGGTCGAATCGTTCGGCGAGTACGCCGAGCGCGTCGGCATCGCGTTCCAGATTCGCGACGACGTGCTCGACGCGACGGCCGACTCGGCGGACCTCGGCAAGCCCGCCGGACAGGACGAGACGATGGAACGCCCGTCGCTCGTCCAGATTACGGACCTGACGCCCGAGGAGGCCGACGGACGCGCCCGAGCGCAGTCGGAGGCGGCGCTCGACGCGCTCGACGCGACGGATATCTCCGAGTCGGACGCGAGAAAGTATCTCCGCGATCTCGCGGAGTTCGTCGTCGTCCGCGAGCGCTGACGTTCGTCGCCTCCGGACGCCGACTCTCGCTTCTTATGCCGGTTCCGCGCCGGTCGGATACTTCGACTCCGCGATGGCGAATGTGAGCGTGCTCAACACGCCGAGCAGCGTCCCCGCCGTGAGCGCCAGCGCGAGGTCAGTCAACGTGAGCGTCCGAACCAGCGCTACCGTCTCGCCCGCCGGGAGCAGCCCCGAGAGGAAAAAGCCCGACAGTGCGTAGAGTACGAGCGCGATGGCGACGACGTAGAACGGCGCGTTGAGGTAGCGCCACTTGAACTCGTCGACGAGATACTCGTCGGTCACCTGGCCGAGACTGCTCGTGACGCCCGCCGCGGCGAACCATTGGACCGCGCCGTGGACAAACGCCGCCGCCAACGCCGGGGCGGTGAGCGACCCGCCGACGGCGCGTTCGACCGCCTGTATCGTCTCGACGCCCTGCGCGCCGCCGACGATGATGAGCGCAGCGGCGACGACGTAGGTGATGAGCGTCACCCGTCCGGCGTAGAGGATGTTCCGCGCGCGCGCTGCCGCGTCGTCGACGAACCGTTCCAAACCGAGTCCGCGAAACAGGACGTACAGACCGAGGAGCGCGGAGATGAGTCCGAGCACCGTCGCGCCTTCGACATCGAACAGCGTCGCGATGGTGACGAACGGGTAGATGAGCAGCAGGATGCCAAGCGGGACGAGGATGGTCCCGCGCGTCTCGGGGTCGTCGAGCACCTGCTTTATCGTGTAGTACATCGACTCCAGGTCCTGCGCTTGCCGGACGACGACTCGCCGGACGCTGTCGATGGGGACCCGAGAGCGGATGACCGGCAGCACCGACTCGTCCTGCGCGCCGTCGGTGATGACGACGGCGCGGACGTTCTCGCCGGTCTGGAGACCCGCTAACACTTCGTCGACCTCGTCGCCGACGGCGCGGTTGGCCTTCACGTCGTTGCCGTTGAGACCCGTGACGGCGGCGACTTCGACCTCCTCGGCGTCGTCGGGGTCGCCGTCGGCGAACTCGGAAACGAGGTCGTCGTGGACGTGGATGCCCTGAAAGAGGACGTTTACGTCGGAGTCCTCCGGGTCGGCCGTCGCGAGCGCGACCGCGGCGTCCTCGACGGCGTCGCGACCGACTACCGGCGTCCTCACGCCGGTTTTGCGGCCGAGGTCGTCGTCAAGGTCGACACAGAGGACGAGCAGCATCGTCAGCGGCTACGCCAGCATGCTATATTTGCTTTCGGGAGCGTCGGCGCTCTCCGGTCGGCCAGTTATCGGCCTTCGAGTTCTGAGAGGACGCGCCGGAGTCGGCGACGGCTCGACAGATACGACGCGCCGCCGGTGACGAGAAAGAACATGCCGATGCCGACGAACAGCAGCCCCAGCGTGTCGGTCGCATCGCCGACGAACAGCCGATACAGTGCGACGCCGAACAGAAACGACGAAAACCCCGTTCTGACGTGTGCGAGCGTCGTCCGCTCGCGGGCGAGACGCGTTCGTTCGACCGCCAAATCCCGGTGCGACGTTGCCGACGCGGACGCGTCGTCGGACGGGTCGGTGCCAAAGTCGGCCATCGTCGACAGTTCGACGCCGACGCGAAAGCGCGTTTCGTCGCAGACGTCGAACATCGTCGTGGACACCGAGTGCAGACGCGCACCGAATGCGAACAGCCACCACACGCGAGCGAAAGACGAGTCGCACGCCTTTTGACGCTGCGCCGAATACAACGTCGATAGCGAATGATTTCGAAGGGCTGCGAACAGTGCGCTATGGGTGGGAAGATGGTACTCTTCGTCTACGGGTACTGCGACCAGCGGGACTGTTTCTACTGCCCTCTCGGCGAGAATCGCAAGAACGTCACCGACGTGTACGCCAACGAGCGACTCGTCGAGGAGGACGAGGACGTCATCCGCGAGGCCAAGCGGATGGACGCGCTCGGCACCTCTATCACCGGCGGCGAACCGCAGGAGGCGCTCGACAAGACCTGCCGGTACCTCCGCCTCCTGAAGGAGGAGTTCGGCGAGGACCACCACACTCACCTCTAC
This genomic stretch from Haloprofundus salilacus harbors:
- a CDS encoding V-type ATP synthase subunit E, translating into MSLDTVVEDIRDEARARAENLREEGQARADEIVAEAEADAEELLEERKREVERKIAQEREQTLSSAKLQAKQKRLEARRDVLEDVYEQVEAELVDLSGDDREELTRELLDAASTEFEDEDEVYVYGRADDETLITEILADYDGYEFVGDRDCIGGVYVEGKNSRVRVNNTFDSVLDSVWEDNLKDVSARLFDQ
- a CDS encoding F0F1 ATP synthase subunit C translates to MFETLPELANVALQAEGTASGPAIEPSAAAALAVGLAAFGAGYAERGIGAAAVGAIAEDESLFVQGLILTVLPETLVILALVVIFLV
- a CDS encoding V-type ATP synthase subunit I, with translation MLRPEQMSKVSVTGSKRFMDDVIETVHDLNLLHVTDYTDSWEGFSRGDPVSGAEEASDKLVTVRSLESILDVDDDDAGPTRTFDDDEEVEAELAEIRAEVNELDDRREDLRDDLRNVREDIDAVKPFADLGIDLDLLSGYNTLQVAVGEGNRNEVERALADAETIDAFEIFEGDDVFAVFAYPEDAAEGALDEALVGTDFSTYEIPQSESSPEEYVDELRHREQQIESQLSKVENELEEVKVDAAGFLLAAEEQLSIEVQKTEAPLSFATTENAFVAEGWIPTERYTQFASALRDDVSQHVEVEEIERASFKSGGHEAWIDQVDGSTGEPAAAADGGSGDDEVRADGGNSVVMQRDDPPVIQDNPGVAKPFEVLVNAVSRPKYNEFDPSVLVFLTFPAFFGFMIGDLGYGAIYTGIGYYLYTKFDSEAFKSMGGITIWAGLFTMLFGVLYGEIFGLHLISTYFWEGALGLGHAPLLKGLSPSQIGWATGWLVVSVLVGIFHLNLGWILDFVEVNEHHDLKHAVYESGSWLLMLNGLWVFVFSDILKGTAPEFVYQTFSANGVIPLGFTGFPAIVGWIGIAAFFAGVVLLALGEPIEVVEALNVLVNVLSYTRIAAVLLAKAGMAFVVNLLFFGAYQHHGEFHFMLSYGPEYVTSEYGAEAIMYPGLVHGGAALVLVGLVVLVLGHLLVLALGVTSAGLQAVRLEYVEFFGKFYEGGGKEYEPFGYDRRYTTED
- the ahaH gene encoding ATP synthase archaeal subunit H, which translates into the protein MPRPEVLERIKSAESDADDIIAQAERERDELISDARDRAEQIRAEAEAEASELEERRLAEAREEIEAERETILEEGERAREELVSEAQSNVEEAVEYTVERFEEAVHAQT
- a CDS encoding methyltransferase domain-containing protein; this translates as MGILEDKGRARLFYKYLSKVYDQVNPFIWNEQMRTEALALLDIEQGDRVLDVGCGTGFGTEGLLQHTDDVHGLDQSVHQMEKAFQKFGKRDKVKFYRGDAERLPFTDDSFDIVWSSGSIEYWPNPVDALAEFRRIVKPGKQVLVVGPNYPKTTVMQKVADSIMLFYDEEEADRMFEEAGFEDVEHVLMGPSYDPDIAITTVARAPEE
- a CDS encoding type IV pilin, with protein sequence MTGPLRDVSYRSRASVPAVGIVLLLFVSIGLAASVGAVALDHAQMSSDGARAVLSLTVSDDTLRFVHRGGETLDVRRLDLRVSVDGAPLAEQPALPFFSEWGFRPGPTGPFNSAADARWSAGETASFAVADTNDPDLTAGSSVTVDIRYDGRPLATLSVVVR
- a CDS encoding DUF7096 domain-containing protein, with product MRQSAALVTAVLLLVSSVAGVVVAAPPAVDSPTSPSAESPTTESNLSLAEIHNETSVLMLDDDATAAEFGTSSSNLSAALSVRETRLQTDLRTRTMRQRLAAMENEDERRKAVLRALTELEIRVDDLRAEERAALAAHADGELSARELLIRLAHVHTEAAELRENATMLATTADDIESFNIDGRVGSVKLELQTMRGPIRERAANALRGGDSFTRTFVQTTDDGVVLSTIDDGVYVREVYDGTRRTSEASGRISVGDLPDVMERAYPVIMQRGEFNSPTGVQASNIFVGKVQYAGGDLTAYVDRGNDGQVFREIQRIRLDGVHVGQAVDNTRSGLELRVNQTYAGGPLRIELVNAATGDPVQGNISIGRPDSNEQPAFLGRTNADGVLWTPAPDGEFVVQAIRGNSFVSIELSPDDAMNVGDPNDSLASPPTHVRVVS